Within the Carassius gibelio isolate Cgi1373 ecotype wild population from Czech Republic chromosome B4, carGib1.2-hapl.c, whole genome shotgun sequence genome, the region cccgtatacgggacgcctacatttacttcactatattacaattaaatctaatctaaaaaatgttttcattcatgaattatacaaatttaagtttgaatcgtgcactataaagtctatatTCAAagatgtgagtgacagttaatttAGCTTCTTCTTTGGATGACATTTGGCAACACTAGTGGCATGCTAATTTATCAAGGATCATAGACCTAgtttaacaataaacattctCAAATCTCAACATGCAGTGCAACAACCTGGCTTTATAATCTACAACATGAATTGCAGAAGAATCTAACAACCGTTGTGACTGCTTTAGTGTTAACAGGCCAGTGCATACACATTGTTAAAggtttatatgtgtgttttcagTTGCAGACAGACATCCATGTTGACACAAAGCAGCAGACTCTTCAGGGAGTGGCGTTCCCTATGCAGAGAGAAGCTATTCAGGCTCTGGAGCAGTTCAGGGAGAGAAGGATTAACTACGTTCAACTGGTACTTCTGGCCTTTTCCCCCTCCACCCTCCCAGCAGCTCTGAACAATAGCATCTCATCCGTCCTTTTCATCATTATCATCCTGTATATTGCATTCAAAGAAAACACCTGAAATGCATAATGGTACTGTATGTTTACAGTTAGAAGGCAGACAGGTTTGGTTGACCCCTACCCACAAAACCACCAATATGTGATGGGAATACATGTTGTAGAACTGAGTAATTATTCATATACACTATTATCTCCAACCTATTAACAGGAAATAGATTTTCCTAAAGAATCCATCAAGTTGTCCAGCACGGCTCCCACGGAGCTGAAAGATTTGCCTAAAAGGATCCCAAATGATGCAGCTAGGTATCACTTTTTCCTCTACAAACACTCGCATGAAGGAGACTACCTTGAGTCCACAGGTAAGAGTGACGTGTCTTATGctcattatatgtgtgtgtgtgtctatatatctatctatctatatatatatatatatatatatatatatatatatatatatatatatatatatatatacatacgtgtgtgtgtgtgtgtgtgtgtgttatgaatacaaaataacgtgtgtatatgtattatgtaattattaaataatatgttagaaattattacaaaaaaagggcttttgaactgtattttttattattactttttgttatatatgtttgccgttcttttttttttggataatgtCTGTTAATAGTTATTGATTATACAAGTAAGTTGGTCTGTTAGAACAAATTTATCTGATTTATGTTCCAGCTTATTCCTAAAAAATAAGAacccaaaaaatgtttttttttgaaaattagttGACTATTTAACTGTTCAggagaaatatacatttattttacattttataaaagcatatatttttttaaattaccatTACCggttatgcatttttatttttcttacatttaaaGGTTTAAAATCTAATGGCAGGTAATATTGGTGGGCATGTTTTGTCCTGTGTGACAATAGTTTCATAAGTGCTTATGATAAGTGCATATGTATAATGCATTTTcaaactgttttattgttttttttgtatgtgtgtgtgtgtgtgtgtgtgtgtgtgtgtgttttcagtgttCATCTACTCAATGCCTGGTTATAAATGCGGCATCAAAGAGAGAATGCTGTATTCAAGCTGCAAGAACCCTCTCATAGACACAGTGGAGAGGAACTTGGGCATTGAAATTGCAAAAAAggtataatatgttatatatgcTTGCCTATATAACCCTTTTCACTGTGGTATTAAATACTGCATACACCATTCTGCTAAATTCCTGGAAGCAAGTGTCATTTTAAGGTTATCAGACCATTTACAACAATGTTAATGTTAGAGTTGTCACCTTTGATTCTTTCTTTCAGCTGGAAATTGACAATGGTGATGTACTTACCAGTGACTTCCTGTACGAAGAGGTTCATCCTAAGCAGCATGCATACAAGCAAGCTTTTGCCAAACCCAAGGGGCCGACCGGGAAGAGGGGGGGCCGTAGAATTACACGGGCGCCAGGGGACGGCGGCGATGATGATTAAACCTCTTCCTGTTCTGAATCTGACAGTGGTACATTCCACTTAGTCTAATGAATCCCGTCCTCAAAGCGAATTCCCCTTTTTACCCAGACCCATGTAGACCACAGCCCTATAGACTGATCTATGCACAAAGTAATACACTAAGCCtgtgaaattacattttgtaGCTTGCAATATGATACGCTATGTGAAGAACACAGATTGATGTAGACGTGAATGTTTTACCAAAGTTCACTCGCATTCAAGAATGCCATCTGTGATGTTCCTGGTGATAGTTTTAACACTATTACGCTGTTTACTTGCATATTAGCCAAGATTATGATATAGAGtgcaataatgttgaaatagacACTCCATTTAGTGCTCGTTGTCCAGAAATAGATATTGATTTTCAAACCTTTTTGAagatagtttttgagaaaaagaGATTGTTTCCCATAAACAGTCAAGGTATAAATTGCACTTTCAGTGGTAGCTTTCCAGCTTTCCATTTTAACTTAGGAGTAACTTTAATATTTGTCCAGGAAAATGGCTGTGGAGATTAGGCATGATTTATGTTTGGAAGTCTGGAAAGTTAAACAGTCCACAGGAAGGTCAGTAGTTCAGATCTGTTTTATGAGGCCATATGCATTAATTAACTTTCTGATTGATTAGGTTGAAGATTTTCTTAAAGAGTGACTACATAAATCATCAGTATTCTGACAGCCACTGAAGCTTGTAAGGATGATTTCAATGAAGGATTTGCCAAGAATATTGTGCTGAAAAGGTtccaatacctttttttttttaaatgttttaattcttGAAAATTggtcttgtaatttttttttttgtttttaaatgtaggattGTTTAATTATAGGGATATGATAATAAGATAATAGAATCCGTCATAACACAAATCTGAAAAAGTGATGCCTCTCTGCATCTTCGATATTTTTCACGTTATTCTAGTGAAGACTAAACCCGCAGAGATACTATTTTTCTAAGCCTGTACAGCTGTTTGTCCAGATGATGTCGTTGTCTAACATCTTGAAGTGAGTGTCCATGGTTTCAGGGGTTTAGGGCCATCCTGTCTGTCTGAACCAATGTTTTACATGTCATCTAATGGCCAGCCTCCATTTCATGCCATTTGCAACCACACTAATGTATAAGTGCTTGGAGTTAAGTTCACTCAGCATCTCACTTGGGATGCTTTTGAAAGCACTCATAAGGGAAGGGACTGTATGTTCCAGAACCTCTGGGACGATCCATCTACTGATTCACATCAGGCGAACCACTATTAACATGTCTCCTATGTAAGGGTATTATGAAGTCTGGAAAGGaatcattgagtcttaaatgtcTTTTTCTATGCATTGTATAAGATAGAGgatagagaaaaataaaatgatttgaaaaaaacattgtacAGGTTCTGTATTTCTCACAATTAAAGACTATTTTaacgaaacaaaaaaatatgattttagatagatagacacacacacacacacacacacacacacacactcactcataatttaagacttttataacaagaatgtgtgtgtgagattttcAAATTGTAGCCCATTACCTGACAAATTAGATGACAAAACTTGTTAATCACATAATGAATTACATTACACAATTGAGGTAATGTAATcagaccattttttttattacttttacatTATCTCTTTTTCTAACTTGTCTATAACTTCATTTTAAATAGAATATTCTTCTActct harbors:
- the LOC127956873 gene encoding twinfilin-1 codes for the protein MTVVHSPTSVFFHCYHLPAGRRKRARMSHQTGIQATGEVKEIFAKARNGEYRLIKVVIENEKLVLGGSKRAAKKWDQEWDSCVLPLVEDDMPSYLLYRLDTTNNQGYEWIFLAWSPDHSPVRQKMLYAATRATLKKEFGGGHIKEEIFGTVKDDVSLNGYKKYLSSQAAPLPLTAAEEELRQIKLNELQTDIHVDTKQQTLQGVAFPMQREAIQALEQFRERRINYVQLEIDFPKESIKLSSTAPTELKDLPKRIPNDAARYHFFLYKHSHEGDYLESTVFIYSMPGYKCGIKERMLYSSCKNPLIDTVERNLGIEIAKKLEIDNGDVLTSDFLYEEVHPKQHAYKQAFAKPKGPTGKRGGRRITRAPGDGGDDD